A window of Rubricoccus marinus contains these coding sequences:
- the corA gene encoding magnesium/cobalt transporter CorA, with amino-acid sequence MASPRTKLKSATLKKAARTRAEARTVLDEAERLLGLPFKLLGRPGTRLVESQNRNAGRPAGTLVEHPDAEPARAEVRHFTADWAEAKTVGQIGTPEALALRRLASGEGTTWINVDSVRDAKAIRALGEAFGLHPLVQEDLGHTNQRPKLEVYGEQAFVVTRMVLPETGTVEQVAFVLGPGYLLSFQEAAGDVFDPVRQRIETEGSRLRGEGEDYLLYALLDLIVDAAFATVEKLGDATEALEEAVLGTPGPTVRGAIAGLRREILVVRRAVWPLREVVASLARAESDLVTDKTRLFLRDVQDHVVQAADALESLRDVLAGVSDLYLSAVSARQNEVMKALTVIGAVFLPITFLTGLYGMNFENMPELAMPHAYPIFLVVLAVISLGTLLVFRTKRWL; translated from the coding sequence GTGGCGTCCCCACGTACCAAGCTCAAGTCCGCCACGCTTAAAAAGGCGGCTCGCACGCGGGCCGAAGCCCGCACCGTCCTCGACGAGGCGGAGCGCCTGCTCGGCCTCCCGTTCAAGCTTCTCGGGCGCCCTGGCACCCGGCTGGTCGAGAGCCAGAACCGGAACGCGGGCCGCCCCGCCGGAACGCTCGTCGAGCACCCCGACGCGGAGCCCGCTCGCGCCGAGGTCCGCCACTTTACCGCCGACTGGGCCGAGGCCAAGACGGTTGGCCAGATCGGGACGCCAGAGGCCCTCGCGCTCCGTCGCTTGGCCTCTGGCGAAGGCACGACGTGGATCAACGTGGACAGCGTGCGCGACGCGAAAGCCATCCGTGCCTTGGGCGAGGCGTTCGGCTTGCACCCGCTCGTGCAGGAGGACCTGGGCCACACCAACCAGCGGCCCAAGCTGGAGGTGTACGGCGAGCAGGCCTTCGTGGTCACGCGCATGGTGCTCCCGGAGACCGGCACCGTGGAGCAGGTCGCGTTCGTGCTCGGGCCGGGCTACCTCCTCTCGTTCCAGGAAGCCGCAGGCGACGTGTTCGACCCGGTTCGCCAGAGGATCGAGACCGAGGGCAGCCGCTTGCGCGGCGAGGGCGAGGACTACCTGCTCTACGCGCTGCTCGATCTCATCGTGGACGCGGCGTTTGCAACGGTGGAGAAGCTGGGCGACGCGACCGAGGCGTTGGAAGAGGCCGTGCTGGGCACACCCGGACCGACCGTCCGCGGCGCGATTGCCGGGCTCCGCCGCGAGATCCTCGTGGTCCGCCGTGCGGTCTGGCCGCTGCGCGAGGTCGTCGCCTCGCTCGCCCGTGCGGAGTCGGACTTGGTGACGGACAAAACTCGCCTGTTCCTCCGGGACGTGCAGGACCACGTGGTGCAGGCCGCGGACGCCTTGGAATCCCTGCGCGACGTGCTCGCGGGCGTCTCGGACCTTTACCTCTCGGCGGTCTCCGCGCGCCAGAACGAGGTCATGAAGGCGCTGACGGTGATCGGCGCGGTCTTCCTGCCCATCACGTTCCTGACAGGGCTGTACGGCATGAACTTCGAGAACATGCCGGAGCTGGCCATGCCGCACGCCTACCCCATCTTTCTCGTCGTGCTCGCGGTGATCTCGCTGGGCACGCTGCTCGTGTTCCGCACCAAGCGCTGGCTGTAG